GACTCCGCATGAAGGATAAAGCGAGATGTCGGGCCGTTTTGGACCGCATCCAAAGGTCGTCGGTCCAGCTCTTGCAAAGAGTGCACAAAACCTGAAGGCTGGTTTCTGAACCGAGCAGGCTGATCGACTTCGTCGCCACTGGAAGTACATGATCTTCTGCCGTTGGTAATAATGAGATCAACCGCATTCACGTAGTGGTGAATACTCAATCTATTCGGGAATAAACCGCCATCCACCGGAGCTCTCTGAATGCAGCGGAGCATTCCCGTAATGAGCAGAAGTATGCTTTGCAGGTCCTTTTCAAAAATTTCTCCGTCCCCGACGCCACGACGTAAGATGTCGCTGAGAATAGCTTCTTCAAACCAGCTGCATCCGTAGAGCTCGCAGCAGGGAGTCTCTGATCGCGGGCCGAACAGGAATCCGTTTACCAGCCGGACCACGTCAGGATGATCGTGAACAAGGCCTTCGATACCGTAAAAAAGGGAACGGAGACCCGTTCTCATGTCGGCAGATGGAGGCACCGAAAGATTCAACCTGTCATGAAAGATCCTCATGGCTTCGCCAAGGATGGTCAGGTACAAGTTCTTCTTGCTTTTGAAGTAGTAGTAGAGTGTGGGCTTGGTGACACGCGCTGCCCTTGTGATCTCGCCGGTCGATGTCCCTGCATATCCTTTGTGCGCAAAGAGGGCTGCTGCCACATGAAAAATCCGGTCCCTCGCGTTATCATCATTCTGCCTCGCAAAAGCTTCTTCTTCCAATGCGGTCTCTCCTCCTCATTGACAGACCCCCTCCACGATCAGTGCTCTCCCATGACACACTGGTGGTCTTGTGCATCGATAACCGCAAGAGAAGCTGTATTGACGATATCTTCGACTTCGCAGTCACGCTGCAGAACATGAATGGCCTTGTTGGTTCCCATCAGAATGGGACCGATCGCTTTGGCCCCCCCTAAACGGGCCATGAGCTTATAGGCGATGTTTCCAGACTCGAGGGATGGAAAGACGAGGACGTTCGCCTTTCCTTTCAACTGATTAAAGTCATACACAGAGTTGAGGATTTCGGGATCCACGGCCGTATCGGCCATCATCTCCCCATCAATGGCCAGGTCCGGACGCCGTTCCTTGACGATCTGGGTTGCACGGGCAACTTTTTCCGTATGAGGATGGCGAGTGCTTCCGAAGTTGCTGAACGAAAGCATGGCAATGCGAGGCTCGATGTCCAGATGCTTTACCGTATCGGAAGCGCAGATCGCAATTTCCGCAAGCTGCTCGGATGTCGGCTCTATGTTGACCGTGGTATCGGCAAAGAACATGACGTCGTTCTGGAAGACCATCATGTACAGACCGGCGATGACAGAAGTCTTCTTGTCGAGAGGAAGTGTCTGCAGGGCAGGCCGAATGGTTTCCGGATAATGCTGGTTGACACCTCCCACCAGCCCGTCGGCGTCGCCCACCTTTACCATCATGGCACCAAAGTAATTGGGATCATGCTGAAGCAGATGCCGGGCCTCGCGACGCGTGATTCCCTTGCGGCATCGGAGCTTGTAGAATTCCTCGGCGTAGTCATCGAGATGCTCGAACGTCTTCGGCTCGATGATCTGGACTCCATCCAGCTCCAGGCGAAGCTTTTTGATTTCTCTTTCGATCTCCTGTTTGGGTCCCAAAAGGATCGGACTGGCAATGCCTTCGTCCAGGATAATCTGACAAGAGCGCAGAACTTGATGATTCCCGCCCTCGAGAAACACAATCCTCTTGGGCTCCCGTTTGGCCTTTTGCATGATTCGATGCATAATCTCGTGGGATCGCCCCAGACGGCCTTCCAGGTTTTGCCGGTAGGCATCCCAATCGTAGATGGGCTTTCTGGCCACCCCGGTTTCAACCGCCGCCCTGGCCACCGCTGTGGATTCCCAGATGAGGACGCGTGGGTCGAAGGGCTTGGGGATAATATATTGTGGCCCAAATTGGAGGGACTGCCCGCCATAGGCCTTGATTACCGAATCGGGCATATCTTCTTTCGCCAGCGCGGCAAGTGCGTACACCGCAGAGATCTTCATTTCATCGTTGATGGCGGTTGCGCTGACGTCCAGTGCGCCGCGAAAGATGAAGGGAAAGCCGAGCACGTTATTGACCTGATTCGGGAAATCCGAACGTCCCGTAGCCATGATCAAATCACTGCGTACCTCCAGGGCGTCTTTGTATCCAATTTCCGGATCAGGATTGGCCATGGCGAAAATAATGGGTTTATCTGCCATGCTTTTTACCATTTCCCTGGTAACCAGGCCCGCAACGGATACCCCGGCAAATACGTCCGCGCCTTTCATGGCATCCGCCAGGCTCATCGGTTCGGAGCCGTTGGCAAGCCGCTCCTTGTATGGATTCATGCCCTCTTTTCTGCCCTTGTAGACAACGCCTTTTGAATCCACCAGGTAGACGTTCTCCCGCCTGACGCCCAGCTTTATATAGAGCTCCGCACAAGCGATACCTGCAGCACCCGCTCCTGAGAAGACCACTTTGACTTCGTTGATCTTCTTTCCCTGCAGTTCGAGTGCATTGAGCAAAGCCGCCCCGGAGATGATCGCCGTCCCGTGCTGGTCATCATGAAAGACGGGAATATTCAGGATCCCTTGCAGACGCTCTTCGATGTAGAAACATTCGGGAGCCTTGATGTCCTCAAGATTGATCCCTCCAAAAGTCGGCTCGAGTACCTTCACGACACGGATGATCTCGTCTGGATCCGTCGAATTCAGCTCGATATCGAAGACGTCGATATCTGCAAAGCGTTTGAAGAGCACGCTTTTTCCTTCCATGACCGGCTTTCCGGCAAGCGGTCCGATGTGCCCGAGTCCTAGCACGGCCGTTCCGTTGGTGATCACAGCCACGAGGTTGCCTTTGGCAGTGAATTCAAAAACCCGGTCCGGATTCAATTCGATCTCGCGGCATGGTTCGGCCACACCGGGGGTATAGGCCATGGCCAGATCTCTTTGGGTGGAACAGGATTTGGTCGGCTGGACCTCGATCTTTCCCGCACGCCCCTGGCAATGGTACTGTAGGGCATCTTCTCTTCGAATCATGTGAGCTCCATATTGGGCAATCGGACATCAATACAAAACAATCAGCCGGTTTGGTTCGCCGGGCTCCGGTCCTCCTAACCGATCAGACTACACCGGAAAGGTTTAATGACGCCATGGACATCCTGCTTGGGCCGATTTCTGTCCACCAGCAGGTCGTTGATGCGGTTCCACCGGGCGTTGCTGTAATACCTGCAGCCCTTTCCTCCATTAAAGAATTCGCAGTGATAGGCGCTCACATACTTCTCATACTTTCCGCAGTATTGGATGATCATAGGCTTCACTCTCCCCCACTCGCTCTCGACCATTGGGCAGCCAGCTAAGGCAACAGCACGTCCGAACCCAAAGCACCTTCTCCAATCACTTTCCTTTGGTGTCTCAACAGTGAATGCTCTGCAGCAGGCGTCATCAATAGCAACAGTGGATACGGAAAAGATAAAAACACCTAATAGTGACACTAAATGGTGAAAATACTAAATGCGTGTCAAGCTGTTTGTCAAGCAATTTTTATCAGGGCTTTTTTAACGTTGGAGACTACATTGGAGTGCTCGATGTAGCCCAGATTCCTCCGGCCCACGGATTTCCTTGTCGAGTGGTGTTGATAAACGGAGCAGGCGGAACGGGTGCTACGGCTTGAGGACAGAAAAACGGAAAAAAGGACTTGACAGAGAATCCGAAGCGCATAT
This region of Desulforhabdus amnigena genomic DNA includes:
- a CDS encoding TetR/AcrR family transcriptional regulator; translated protein: MEEEAFARQNDDNARDRIFHVAAALFAHKGYAGTSTGEITRAARVTKPTLYYYFKSKKNLYLTILGEAMRIFHDRLNLSVPPSADMRTGLRSLFYGIEGLVHDHPDVVRLVNGFLFGPRSETPCCELYGCSWFEEAILSDILRRGVGDGEIFEKDLQSILLLITGMLRCIQRAPVDGGLFPNRLSIHHYVNAVDLIITNGRRSCTSSGDEVDQPARFRNQPSGFVHSLQELDRRPLDAVQNGPTSRFILHAESKMHK
- a CDS encoding NADP-dependent malic enzyme → MIRREDALQYHCQGRAGKIEVQPTKSCSTQRDLAMAYTPGVAEPCREIELNPDRVFEFTAKGNLVAVITNGTAVLGLGHIGPLAGKPVMEGKSVLFKRFADIDVFDIELNSTDPDEIIRVVKVLEPTFGGINLEDIKAPECFYIEERLQGILNIPVFHDDQHGTAIISGAALLNALELQGKKINEVKVVFSGAGAAGIACAELYIKLGVRRENVYLVDSKGVVYKGRKEGMNPYKERLANGSEPMSLADAMKGADVFAGVSVAGLVTREMVKSMADKPIIFAMANPDPEIGYKDALEVRSDLIMATGRSDFPNQVNNVLGFPFIFRGALDVSATAINDEMKISAVYALAALAKEDMPDSVIKAYGGQSLQFGPQYIIPKPFDPRVLIWESTAVARAAVETGVARKPIYDWDAYRQNLEGRLGRSHEIMHRIMQKAKREPKRIVFLEGGNHQVLRSCQIILDEGIASPILLGPKQEIEREIKKLRLELDGVQIIEPKTFEHLDDYAEEFYKLRCRKGITRREARHLLQHDPNYFGAMMVKVGDADGLVGGVNQHYPETIRPALQTLPLDKKTSVIAGLYMMVFQNDVMFFADTTVNIEPTSEQLAEIAICASDTVKHLDIEPRIAMLSFSNFGSTRHPHTEKVARATQIVKERRPDLAIDGEMMADTAVDPEILNSVYDFNQLKGKANVLVFPSLESGNIAYKLMARLGGAKAIGPILMGTNKAIHVLQRDCEVEDIVNTASLAVIDAQDHQCVMGEH